A genomic stretch from Leptotrichia sp. HSP-536 includes:
- a CDS encoding DDE-type integrase/transposase/recombinase: MSSISEIYRVRQRAIEYAIKHNNNSKAAVKYKTSRQQIKRWRDRYDGTVRSLLPKSRRPKSHPNQHTQEEIELVMKKYRKFGYEGLAEVYVKARKEGYSRTYDSMCKIVRKMKGNVKEKLKKLHKRKKKAEQAKYPGERVQIDIKYVPEECIQFGTHDQKYYQITALDEYTRKRVLRIADEKSTYQTAKFLENLEKELGFDIKKVQTDNGKEFTNSESDKKTLFELKLEEKGIEYGTTRPYSPWENGKVERSHRLDSKYYADKKFKSKEELLRAIKKYNTRYNNISRKVLGFKSPNEVLKEYKENQ, translated from the coding sequence ATGAGTAGTATATCAGAAATATACCGTGTTCGTCAACGGGCAATTGAGTATGCAATAAAACATAATAATAATTCAAAGGCAGCAGTAAAGTATAAAACATCACGTCAGCAGATAAAACGTTGGAGAGATAGATACGACGGCACAGTCCGATCTCTTCTTCCAAAAAGTAGAAGACCTAAAAGCCATCCAAACCAGCACACGCAGGAAGAAATCGAGTTGGTTATGAAAAAATACAGGAAATTTGGTTATGAAGGGCTGGCAGAAGTTTATGTCAAAGCGAGAAAGGAAGGCTACAGTCGTACATACGATTCAATGTGCAAGATAGTAAGGAAAATGAAGGGCAATGTCAAAGAAAAGCTTAAAAAGCTACATAAAAGAAAAAAGAAGGCTGAACAGGCGAAGTACCCTGGGGAAAGAGTACAGATAGACATAAAATATGTTCCAGAAGAATGCATACAGTTTGGTACACATGATCAGAAGTATTATCAAATAACGGCATTAGATGAATATACAAGAAAAAGAGTATTAAGGATAGCAGATGAGAAAAGCACCTATCAGACCGCAAAGTTTCTAGAGAACTTGGAAAAGGAGCTGGGATTTGACATAAAGAAAGTTCAGACAGACAATGGGAAAGAGTTCACAAATTCTGAAAGTGATAAGAAAACGTTGTTTGAGTTAAAACTGGAGGAGAAGGGGATAGAGTACGGGACAACTCGTCCATATTCGCCATGGGAGAATGGAAAAGTGGAAAGAAGCCACAGGCTTGACAGCAAGTACTATGCAGACAAGAAATTTAAAAGCAAGGAAGAACTGTTAAGAGCAATAAAGAAATACAATACAAGATACAACAACATATCAAGAAAAGTATTAGGCTTTAAGAGTCCAAATGAAGTATTAAAAGAGTACAAGGAAAATCAGTAG
- the tuf gene encoding elongation factor Tu translates to MAKAKFERSKPHVNVGTIGHVDHGKTTTTAAISKVLSEKGLAEKVDFENIDQAPEERERGITINTAHIEYETENRHYAHVDCPGHADYVKNMITGAAQMDGAILVVSAADGPMPQTREHILLARQVGVPYIVVYLNKVDMVDDEELLELVEMEVRELLTEYGFPGDDVPVIKGSSLGALNGEQKWIDAIVELMDAVDEYIPTPERPVDQSFLMPIEDVFTITGRGTVVTGRVERGVIKVGEEVEIVGIKPTSKTTVTGVEMFRKLLDSGQAGDNIGALLRGTKKEEVERGQVLAKPGTINPHTGFKSEVYVLTKDEGGRHTPFFTGYKPQFYFRTTDITGEVNLPEGVEMVMPGDNIEMTVELIHPIAMEEGLRFAIREGGRTVASGVVATITK, encoded by the coding sequence ATGGCAAAAGCTAAATTTGAAAGAAGCAAACCACACGTAAACGTAGGAACAATCGGACACGTTGACCATGGAAAAACAACAACAACAGCAGCGATCTCAAAAGTATTGTCTGAAAAAGGGCTGGCTGAAAAAGTTGATTTTGAAAACATCGACCAAGCCCCTGAGGAAAGAGAAAGAGGGATTACAATCAATACAGCTCATATCGAGTATGAAACAGAAAACAGACACTATGCTCACGTTGACTGTCCAGGACACGCGGATTATGTAAAAAATATGATTACAGGAGCAGCTCAAATGGATGGTGCAATCTTAGTAGTATCAGCAGCTGACGGTCCAATGCCTCAAACAAGAGAACATATCTTGCTTGCAAGACAGGTTGGAGTTCCTTACATCGTAGTTTACTTGAACAAGGTTGATATGGTAGATGACGAAGAATTATTAGAATTAGTAGAAATGGAAGTAAGAGAATTACTTACAGAATACGGATTCCCTGGAGACGACGTGCCAGTAATCAAAGGATCTTCATTAGGAGCATTAAATGGAGAACAAAAATGGATAGATGCAATTGTAGAATTAATGGATGCAGTTGACGAATATATCCCAACACCAGAAAGACCAGTTGACCAATCATTCTTGATGCCAATTGAAGACGTATTTACAATTACAGGAAGAGGAACAGTTGTAACAGGAAGAGTGGAAAGAGGAGTAATCAAAGTTGGAGAAGAAGTAGAAATCGTAGGAATCAAGCCAACATCAAAAACAACTGTAACAGGAGTAGAAATGTTCAGAAAATTATTAGATTCAGGACAAGCTGGAGATAATATCGGAGCATTATTAAGAGGAACTAAGAAAGAAGAAGTGGAAAGAGGACAAGTACTAGCTAAACCAGGAACAATCAATCCACATACAGGATTTAAATCAGAAGTATACGTATTGACAAAAGATGAAGGTGGAAGACATACACCATTCTTCACGGGATACAAACCACAATTCTACTTCAGAACAACTGACATTACAGGAGAAGTAAACTTGCCAGAAGGAGTAGAAATGGTAATGCCTGGAGATAACATTGAAATGACAGTAGAATTAATTCACCCAATTGCGATGGAAGAAGGATTAAGATTTGCGATAAGAGAAGGTGGAAGAACAGTAGCTTCAGGAGTAGTAGCAACTATTACTAAATAA